The following proteins are encoded in a genomic region of Paenibacillus sp. FSL H3-0469:
- a CDS encoding ABC transporter ATP-binding protein — protein sequence MKKKGAFTRLSTYMLRHKLIYAVLLLVTLFSIVLDLTMAWFLARITDAAVRLDVEAFKGLTWFGILFLLVTGLNTFVSAYLKTNVSAKIRNELRQDMMGHTLALPQSYFDRNHSGDLLSRFTNDNQSVGEACGQVMLDLLRNPLLAVASFGYLLYINWLLALICLSIGPLLFLTGKIFGNAMRINSVRVQESMSRTTAFLNDILGSSMVFKAFSMERRLQKQYVGYSEDIASGEKKKARIEGATGAISSLLGNLTFLLALVIAGWFVANGRLEVGAMIAFIQLMNYLVGPFSSLPGLVASMQQSLGAAERIFEVMDAPAEVEVLPEVRAELPGFGELRLAEVSFSYPGSEKQSLNKVSLELRCGQQMAVVGPSGGGKSTLFKLLLGFYQTDAGEAAINGRPISGIPLAELRSYFAYVPQESGLYSGSIRDNIESGKPGASDEEIVEALRQANAYEFVMELPEGIHTDIGEHGSRLSGGQRQRLSIARAMLKNAPILLLDEATAALDNESERMVQQAIRKLMNDKTTLVIAHRLSTIQNADVILVMENGEIVERGGHEELLAAEGRYSDLYHSQLEQEAEEELLAPIV from the coding sequence GTGAAGAAGAAAGGCGCTTTTACCAGATTAAGTACATACATGCTTAGGCATAAGCTAATTTATGCTGTATTGCTCTTGGTGACGTTGTTCAGTATTGTGCTCGATCTTACGATGGCCTGGTTCCTGGCCCGGATTACGGATGCGGCGGTCCGGCTGGATGTGGAGGCGTTCAAGGGGCTTACCTGGTTCGGGATTCTTTTCTTGCTGGTTACGGGATTGAATACCTTCGTCAGTGCGTATCTCAAGACCAATGTATCGGCCAAAATCAGAAATGAGCTGCGCCAGGATATGATGGGACATACGCTGGCCTTGCCGCAGTCTTATTTCGACCGCAATCATTCGGGTGATTTGTTGTCCCGGTTCACGAATGACAATCAGTCGGTGGGGGAAGCCTGCGGGCAGGTGATGCTGGATCTGCTGCGCAACCCGCTGCTGGCGGTAGCCTCCTTCGGTTATCTGCTCTATATTAACTGGCTGCTGGCGCTGATCTGCCTGTCCATCGGGCCGCTGCTGTTCCTGACCGGTAAAATCTTCGGCAATGCGATGCGCATCAACAGTGTGCGGGTGCAGGAAAGTATGAGCCGGACGACGGCTTTTCTGAACGATATTCTGGGCAGCAGTATGGTGTTCAAGGCCTTCTCCATGGAGCGCAGGCTGCAGAAGCAATATGTGGGCTACAGTGAGGATATTGCCTCAGGGGAGAAAAAGAAAGCAAGAATCGAAGGCGCAACCGGAGCGATCTCCTCCTTGCTGGGGAATCTGACCTTCCTGCTGGCGCTGGTGATTGCCGGGTGGTTCGTGGCGAATGGAAGACTTGAGGTCGGGGCGATGATCGCCTTCATTCAGCTGATGAACTATCTGGTGGGTCCGTTCTCGTCCCTGCCGGGCCTGGTCGCTTCCATGCAGCAGTCGCTGGGTGCAGCGGAGCGGATCTTCGAGGTGATGGATGCGCCTGCGGAGGTTGAGGTGCTGCCAGAAGTCCGGGCGGAGCTGCCGGGATTCGGGGAGCTTCGGCTTGCAGAGGTATCATTTAGCTATCCGGGAAGTGAGAAGCAGAGCCTGAACAAGGTCAGTCTGGAGCTAAGATGCGGACAACAAATGGCCGTAGTAGGTCCGAGCGGCGGCGGGAAATCTACTCTGTTCAAGCTGCTGCTTGGTTTCTATCAGACAGATGCGGGTGAGGCTGCGATCAACGGCCGTCCGATCAGCGGAATACCGCTTGCAGAGCTGCGGAGCTACTTCGCCTATGTACCTCAGGAGTCGGGCCTGTATTCCGGGAGTATCCGGGACAATATCGAGAGCGGCAAGCCTGGTGCGTCAGATGAAGAGATTGTTGAGGCGCTGCGGCAGGCGAATGCGTATGAGTTCGTGATGGAGCTGCCGGAAGGCATACACACGGATATCGGTGAGCATGGCTCCCGGTTGTCCGGCGGCCAGAGACAGCGGCTGTCCATTGCCAGAGCGATGCTCAAAAATGCGCCGATTCTGCTGCTGGATGAAGCTACGGCTGCTCTCGACAATGAGTCGGAGCGAATGGTCCAGCAGGCGATCCGTAAGCTCATGAACGATAAGACAACGCTTGTGATCGCCCATCGGCTCTCAACGATCCAGAATGCCGATGTCATACTG